One Corynebacterium tuberculostearicum DNA window includes the following coding sequences:
- a CDS encoding adenylate/guanylate cyclase domain-containing protein — MNRLLRGARWLMGTQWPVYAALVLGANLIGAIAIMTFVLYFLPMPEIKDFAAELPSLMGVAAVYLIFAVVIGIAVTLLLFRPVLDWQRNPDEHDPNMVRNLVLRIPVYQSVVAAAVWLIGIILAVVISGRESAKLGLVVGVSATLAGLVVIILTYLQAERLVRPVAAQAVARRFEDSTLEPPIKYRLISTWLMTSGVPLVGILLVLIAQRTGLFPSTAGDLVPAITALALTALATGFIGTSFAVMSVVDPIVELQDAINRVRRGDTNAEVDIYDGSELGVLQAGFNEMMRGLRERNRVRDIFGRYVGSEVAQRALEERPELGGEDRKVAVLFIDVIGSTTFAVNHSPEEVVEELNKFFEHVIEVVHRNKGIINKFQGDAALAVFGAPLNVYDSTSVALQAARELRSELRGLELQAGIGVAAGHVVAGHIGGADRFEYTVIGDAVNEAARLTELAKDTPGQVLTNAATLKTANEAEQARWTMMKSIELRGRHRMTQLARPIRATLAERSEV, encoded by the coding sequence ATGAACAGACTACTGCGCGGCGCACGATGGCTCATGGGTACCCAATGGCCGGTCTACGCCGCCTTAGTCCTCGGCGCCAACCTTATCGGTGCCATCGCGATTATGACCTTTGTCCTCTATTTCCTGCCGATGCCGGAGATCAAGGACTTCGCCGCCGAGTTGCCCAGCCTCATGGGCGTCGCCGCGGTGTATCTGATTTTTGCCGTGGTCATTGGCATCGCCGTTACCCTGCTGCTTTTCCGCCCGGTGCTGGACTGGCAGCGCAACCCGGACGAGCACGATCCGAATATGGTGCGCAATCTGGTGCTGCGCATCCCCGTCTACCAGTCCGTGGTGGCGGCGGCGGTTTGGCTCATCGGCATCATCCTGGCGGTGGTGATTTCCGGCCGGGAATCCGCCAAGCTCGGGCTCGTCGTGGGCGTTTCCGCAACACTCGCCGGTCTCGTGGTCATTATCTTGACTTATCTACAGGCTGAACGCCTCGTGCGCCCGGTCGCCGCCCAAGCGGTGGCACGGCGCTTTGAGGATTCCACGCTCGAGCCGCCCATCAAATACCGCCTGATTTCTACCTGGTTAATGACCTCCGGCGTGCCTCTGGTGGGTATCCTCCTCGTCCTCATCGCGCAGCGCACCGGACTTTTTCCCAGCACTGCAGGAGACCTAGTCCCTGCCATTACCGCACTCGCACTGACCGCCCTGGCTACCGGGTTTATCGGTACTAGCTTTGCGGTGATGAGCGTGGTGGACCCGATTGTGGAGCTGCAGGACGCCATCAATCGGGTGCGCCGCGGCGATACTAATGCAGAGGTCGATATCTATGATGGTTCCGAGCTAGGCGTGCTGCAGGCCGGCTTCAACGAAATGATGCGTGGCCTGCGGGAGCGCAACCGCGTGCGCGATATTTTCGGCCGCTACGTCGGCAGCGAGGTGGCCCAACGTGCGCTGGAGGAACGCCCAGAATTAGGCGGAGAGGATCGCAAGGTGGCGGTGCTTTTTATTGACGTCATCGGTTCCACCACCTTCGCCGTCAACCACTCCCCCGAGGAGGTGGTGGAGGAACTCAATAAGTTCTTCGAGCACGTCATCGAGGTGGTGCACCGCAATAAAGGAATTATTAATAAATTCCAGGGTGATGCCGCCCTGGCTGTCTTTGGCGCCCCGCTCAACGTTTATGATTCCACCTCTGTGGCGCTACAGGCCGCCCGGGAGCTGCGCAGTGAATTGCGTGGGCTGGAACTGCAAGCCGGCATCGGGGTGGCCGCAGGACACGTCGTCGCCGGGCATATCGGTGGTGCGGACCGCTTCGAATACACCGTCATTGGAGATGCTGTGAATGAAGCCGCGCGCCTGACCGAGCTGGCCAAGGACACCCCGGGCCAAGTGCTCACCAATGCCGCCACACTCAAGACCGCTAACGAGGCCGAGCAGGCCCGGTGGACTATGATGAAATCCATTGAGTTGCGCGGTCGCCATCGCATGACCCAGCTGGCTCGCCCTATCCGCGCTACCCTGGCAGAACGTTCCGAGGTATAA
- the topA gene encoding type I DNA topoisomerase, whose protein sequence is MAEAAGPGKTLVIVESATKAKKIQPYLGDKYIVEASVGHIRDLPRGAADVPAKYKKESWARLGVNPEDDFAPLYVVSPDKKKKVADLKSKLKQCDQLFLATDPDREGEAIAWHLLEVLKPKVPVRRMVFNEITKSAILEAADNTRDLDYNLIDAQETRRILDRLYGYEVSPVLWKKVMPRLSAGRVQSVATRVIVERERERMAFIPADYWDLAATLDTGAADADNPATFDARLTAVNSKRVALGRDFDDRGNVKSKDVIVITEPQAKALETALSGAEMQVAGVEHKPYTRKPYAPFMTSTLQQEAGRRLHFTSERTMRIAQRLYENGHITYMRTDSTSLSKQGLSAARNSATSIYGAEYVSDSPRVYDRKVKNSQEAHEAIRPAGESFATPGQLSGQLDAEEFKLYDLIWKRTVASQMADAKGTSMKVTVAGTATTDNGSYDVEFSATGRTITFPGFLKAYGADDAKGDKKGETRLPHLEEGRALSAKEVSAEGHSTNPPARYTEASLVKKMEDLGIGRPSTYASIIKTIQDRGYVVSRGNALVPSWVAFAVVGLLEENFTELVDYDFTSSMEDELDQIATGIEDGTAWLNGFYFGNAEANEQKAASIARHGGLKSLIDVNLEAIDARKVNSLRLYTDTEGRDVFVRVGRYGPYIERAVGTNDDGSIEYQRANLSETVTPDGLNEELAEKLFATPQGGRELGENPANGRMIVAKEGRFGPYVTEVVRDDEREKAEGEAEEVVAKERAEEDKQRAEEGKRAKNWETKTAAKQKEKRVKEYIENKLKPGTASLFSSMEPSTVTLEEALQLLSLPREVGEDDGVMITAQNGRYGPYLKKGTDSRSLAKEEQIFTITLDEARRIYAEPKRRGRAAAQPPIKQLGDNDVSGKPMTVKDGRFGPYVTDGTTNASLRRGDDPEQLTDARANELLSERRAKEASGETKKKSTKKSSRKTTKKKATKKATKKSTKKAGKKATKKPSPGTKNVVKAGSRKK, encoded by the coding sequence GTGGCAGAAGCAGCCGGGCCGGGAAAGACCTTGGTGATCGTCGAGTCGGCGACGAAGGCGAAGAAGATCCAGCCTTACCTCGGAGATAAGTACATCGTGGAGGCCTCCGTGGGCCATATCCGCGATCTTCCCCGCGGCGCTGCGGATGTGCCGGCTAAGTATAAGAAGGAATCCTGGGCGCGCCTCGGCGTGAACCCGGAGGACGACTTCGCCCCGCTATATGTGGTGAGCCCCGATAAGAAGAAAAAGGTCGCGGACCTAAAATCCAAGCTGAAGCAGTGCGACCAGCTCTTCCTCGCAACAGACCCCGACCGCGAGGGTGAAGCCATCGCGTGGCACCTGCTCGAGGTTCTAAAGCCTAAGGTCCCGGTACGCCGCATGGTGTTCAATGAGATCACCAAGTCAGCCATCTTGGAAGCTGCGGATAATACGCGCGATCTGGATTACAACCTTATCGACGCCCAGGAAACCCGCCGCATCCTCGACCGTCTCTACGGCTATGAGGTCTCCCCGGTGCTGTGGAAGAAAGTCATGCCGCGGCTTTCTGCCGGTCGCGTGCAGTCGGTGGCCACCCGCGTCATCGTCGAGCGCGAGCGCGAGCGCATGGCGTTCATCCCGGCCGATTACTGGGACCTAGCCGCCACGCTAGATACCGGCGCTGCGGATGCGGATAACCCCGCTACATTCGACGCCCGCCTTACCGCCGTCAATAGCAAGCGCGTGGCCCTCGGCCGCGACTTTGATGACCGCGGAAACGTGAAGAGCAAGGACGTCATCGTCATCACCGAGCCGCAGGCCAAGGCGCTGGAAACCGCACTGAGCGGCGCGGAAATGCAGGTCGCTGGCGTCGAGCACAAGCCCTATACGCGCAAGCCTTATGCGCCGTTTATGACCTCTACGCTGCAGCAGGAGGCCGGCCGACGCCTGCATTTTACCTCTGAGCGCACCATGCGCATTGCGCAGCGACTGTACGAAAACGGCCACATTACTTATATGCGTACCGATTCCACCTCGCTGTCCAAGCAGGGTCTATCAGCCGCGCGCAACTCCGCCACCAGCATCTATGGCGCAGAGTACGTTTCTGATTCCCCGCGCGTTTATGACCGCAAGGTGAAAAACTCCCAGGAAGCCCACGAGGCCATCCGCCCCGCCGGCGAGTCCTTCGCCACCCCGGGCCAGCTCTCCGGTCAATTGGATGCGGAGGAGTTTAAGCTCTATGACCTGATTTGGAAGCGCACCGTCGCCTCCCAGATGGCCGATGCCAAGGGAACCTCCATGAAGGTCACCGTGGCCGGCACGGCTACCACGGATAATGGCAGCTATGACGTGGAATTCTCCGCCACCGGCCGCACCATTACCTTCCCCGGCTTCCTGAAGGCCTATGGCGCGGATGACGCCAAGGGTGACAAGAAGGGCGAGACCCGCCTGCCGCATCTGGAAGAAGGCCGCGCCCTTAGCGCCAAGGAAGTCTCCGCCGAGGGCCACTCCACCAACCCGCCGGCGCGCTATACCGAGGCCAGCCTGGTCAAGAAGATGGAGGATCTGGGTATCGGTCGTCCGTCCACCTACGCATCCATCATCAAGACCATCCAGGACCGCGGCTATGTGGTCTCGCGCGGCAATGCGCTGGTGCCATCGTGGGTTGCCTTCGCCGTCGTGGGCCTATTGGAGGAAAACTTCACCGAGCTGGTGGACTATGACTTCACCTCTTCTATGGAGGATGAGCTGGACCAGATTGCTACCGGTATCGAGGACGGCACCGCCTGGCTCAACGGCTTTTACTTCGGCAACGCCGAGGCCAATGAGCAAAAGGCGGCCTCTATTGCCCGTCACGGTGGTTTGAAATCACTTATCGACGTCAACCTAGAAGCCATCGATGCTCGCAAGGTCAACTCCCTGCGCCTTTACACCGATACCGAGGGCCGCGATGTCTTCGTACGCGTGGGCCGCTATGGACCGTATATCGAGCGCGCCGTCGGCACCAATGACGACGGCAGCATCGAGTACCAGCGCGCTAACCTCTCGGAAACCGTCACTCCGGACGGATTGAACGAGGAGCTGGCGGAAAAACTCTTTGCCACCCCACAGGGCGGCCGCGAACTGGGTGAAAACCCGGCAAATGGGCGCATGATTGTGGCTAAGGAGGGCCGCTTCGGCCCGTATGTCACCGAGGTTGTCCGCGATGATGAGCGGGAGAAGGCCGAGGGTGAGGCCGAAGAGGTCGTCGCCAAGGAGCGGGCCGAGGAGGATAAGCAACGCGCCGAGGAGGGCAAGCGCGCCAAGAATTGGGAGACCAAGACGGCCGCAAAGCAGAAGGAAAAGCGCGTCAAGGAGTACATCGAGAATAAGCTGAAGCCGGGTACGGCCTCGCTGTTTAGCTCGATGGAACCCTCTACGGTGACTCTCGAAGAAGCCCTCCAGCTGCTGTCCCTGCCGCGCGAGGTGGGCGAGGATGACGGCGTGATGATCACCGCCCAAAATGGCCGCTATGGCCCGTACCTGAAGAAGGGGACCGATTCGCGCTCCTTGGCCAAGGAAGAGCAGATCTTCACCATCACCTTGGACGAAGCCCGCCGCATCTATGCCGAGCCGAAGCGCCGTGGTCGCGCCGCGGCCCAGCCGCCGATCAAGCAGCTGGGCGATAATGACGTCTCCGGCAAGCCGATGACCGTCAAGGACGGCCGCTTCGGTCCGTACGTCACCGACGGCACCACCAATGCCTCCCTGCGCCGCGGCGATGACCCGGAGCAGCTGACCGACGCCCGCGCGAACGAGCTCCTCTCCGAGCGCCGTGCCAAGGAAGCTTCCGGCGAGACCAAGAAGAAGTCCACCAAGAAGTCCTCTAGAAAGACGACCAAGAAGAAGGCGACTAAGAAGGCCACCAAAAAGTCCACGAAGAAGGCCGGCAAGAAGGCAACCAAGAAGCCTTCGCCCGGCACGAAAAACGTGGTGAAGGCCGGCTCGCGCAAGAAATAA
- a CDS encoding DedA family protein, which yields MVDTITMWIETVMSTEWIYPLVGALIFGDCFFPVLPSEIPLNMAGAWSGSQGFPHLPTMFFVALIAAMMGDNLCFLLGTRFMPLLQRVPKGSKAYEGLKWVKRNMRRGGGAAIIIARFIPSARLFMTILLGSMRFPWLVFVFFDTIGVALWAAEALAIGYLGGMAFSNSPVLAVVVSIIAAVVIGVGLQKLQNKFTEWWDTRRGYAETP from the coding sequence ATGGTCGACACCATCACTATGTGGATCGAAACCGTCATGTCCACAGAGTGGATCTACCCGTTGGTAGGCGCACTGATCTTTGGTGACTGCTTCTTCCCCGTGCTGCCTTCTGAAATCCCGCTCAATATGGCCGGCGCCTGGTCCGGCTCCCAGGGCTTTCCGCACCTGCCCACCATGTTTTTCGTGGCGCTCATTGCCGCCATGATGGGCGATAATCTCTGTTTCCTACTGGGCACGCGCTTCATGCCCCTGCTCCAGCGCGTACCTAAGGGATCGAAGGCCTACGAGGGGCTCAAGTGGGTCAAGCGCAATATGCGCCGCGGCGGCGGTGCGGCCATTATTATTGCCCGCTTCATTCCTTCAGCGCGCCTGTTTATGACCATCCTGCTGGGGTCGATGCGCTTCCCGTGGCTCGTCTTTGTCTTCTTCGACACCATCGGCGTCGCGCTCTGGGCGGCCGAAGCGCTCGCCATTGGCTACCTGGGCGGCATGGCCTTTTCCAATTCGCCGGTGCTGGCGGTGGTGGTCAGCATCATCGCCGCCGTGGTCATCGGCGTGGGCCTGCAGAAACTGCAGAATAAGTTCACCGAGTGGTGGGATACCCGGCGCGGCTACGCCGAAACGCCGTAG
- a CDS encoding cold-shock protein, protein MAQGTVKWFNSEKGYGFIERADGEGDIFVHYSEIQGSGFRTLEENQQVTFEVGSGPKGEQAQSVSVV, encoded by the coding sequence ATGGCACAAGGAACCGTTAAGTGGTTTAACTCTGAAAAGGGCTACGGCTTCATCGAGCGCGCGGACGGCGAAGGCGATATCTTCGTCCACTACTCCGAGATCCAGGGCAGCGGATTTCGCACCCTAGAAGAAAATCAGCAGGTCACCTTCGAGGTAGGCTCCGGTCCGAAGGGCGAGCAGGCCCAGTCCGTGTCCGTAGTTTAG
- a CDS encoding Zn-binding domain-containing protein: protein MTHPETDNPLGEELLEFIQCRLDESTLTFQTTLPPQRAQYAEWPEWVLPQLREKLVEGGVGKLYSHQAELAQAAWAGEDAVISTGTSSGKSLGYQLPILSRLAQEPTACALYLTPTKALGSDQLQAVLELCRGIPALKGVVPSPYDGDTPQESRAGVRDHSRFIFSNPDMVHMSLLAAHARWARLLRHLEFIVIDECHSYRGVFGANVALVLRRLLRLCAHYGSRPTVIYASATMKDPGRHAQRLTGRPTRAITEDTAPTGARTVALWEPGFIEGAEGEHGAPVRRAATTEAAEMMASFIAEGARTMTFVRSRRSAEVVAMRAAEVLSGSLGRPDFAQRIAAYRAGYLAEDRRKLERALDDASLLGVATTSALELGIDVGGLDAVVTAGFPGTVASFWQQAGRAGRRGQGSLVVLIARDEPMDTYLVHHPEALLGRPVEASVFNPANPYILFGHVYCAAVEKPLDDATIAAWGAQDVVHQLAKSGLLRRRERGWFAVPVPAHSPEELSPETAHTAVSLRGGAGEEVMIVDSSDGRLLGTIDAARATSQVHPGAVYLHQGESFVIEELILSDYLALARPETPDYSTTPRSTTDIRILREADNLVNYSPGLWVADVELEVTDRVTGYQVRLADGTIGDVIPLDLPEQRLVTRAVAYTIDPMALAAMGVTASDTPGTLHAAEHAAIGLLPLIATCDRWDIGGVSTALHPDTQLPTVFVYDGHPGGAGFAEEGFRRFPEWIAATFEAVRSCPCEAGCPSCVQSPKCGNGNNPLSKDGAIKLLGALVTMTQG from the coding sequence TTGACTCACCCGGAAACGGATAATCCCCTGGGAGAAGAGCTCCTCGAGTTCATCCAGTGCCGCCTCGATGAGTCCACTCTCACATTTCAGACCACCCTGCCGCCGCAGCGCGCGCAGTATGCCGAGTGGCCCGAATGGGTGCTGCCGCAGTTGCGGGAAAAGCTGGTAGAAGGGGGCGTCGGCAAGCTGTATAGCCACCAAGCGGAGCTGGCGCAGGCGGCCTGGGCCGGCGAGGATGCGGTGATTTCTACCGGTACGTCCTCGGGTAAGTCCCTGGGCTATCAGCTGCCCATTCTGAGCCGGCTAGCGCAGGAGCCGACCGCCTGCGCGCTGTATCTCACCCCCACCAAGGCGCTGGGATCTGACCAGCTGCAGGCGGTGCTCGAGCTGTGCCGGGGCATTCCGGCGCTCAAGGGCGTGGTGCCCTCGCCTTATGACGGCGATACGCCGCAGGAATCCCGCGCGGGCGTGCGCGATCATTCGCGGTTCATTTTCTCCAACCCGGATATGGTGCATATGTCGCTGCTGGCGGCGCACGCGCGGTGGGCGCGGCTGCTGCGGCACCTGGAGTTCATCGTCATCGATGAATGCCATTCCTACCGAGGCGTTTTTGGCGCGAACGTGGCGCTGGTGCTGCGGCGCCTGCTGCGCCTGTGCGCGCACTATGGCTCGCGGCCGACGGTAATTTATGCCTCGGCCACTATGAAGGACCCGGGCCGGCATGCGCAGCGCCTTACCGGCCGGCCCACCCGCGCGATTACGGAGGACACCGCGCCCACCGGCGCGCGCACCGTGGCGCTATGGGAGCCGGGCTTTATCGAGGGCGCCGAGGGCGAGCACGGGGCGCCGGTGCGCCGCGCCGCCACCACCGAGGCGGCCGAGATGATGGCCTCCTTCATCGCCGAGGGCGCGCGCACCATGACCTTTGTGCGTTCGCGCCGCTCGGCCGAGGTAGTAGCCATGCGCGCGGCCGAGGTGCTCTCCGGTAGCCTCGGCCGGCCCGATTTTGCCCAGCGCATCGCCGCCTACCGCGCCGGTTACCTGGCCGAGGACCGCCGCAAGTTGGAGCGCGCGCTTGACGACGCCTCCTTGCTCGGCGTCGCCACCACCTCCGCCCTCGAGCTGGGTATCGACGTCGGTGGGCTCGATGCTGTGGTCACGGCCGGCTTCCCGGGTACCGTCGCAAGCTTTTGGCAGCAGGCCGGGCGCGCCGGCCGCCGCGGGCAGGGCTCGCTCGTGGTGCTCATTGCCCGCGATGAGCCGATGGATACCTACTTAGTCCACCACCCCGAGGCCCTGCTGGGCCGGCCGGTGGAGGCCAGCGTCTTCAATCCGGCCAATCCGTATATCCTCTTCGGCCACGTCTATTGCGCCGCGGTGGAAAAGCCGCTGGATGATGCCACGATTGCCGCCTGGGGTGCTCAGGATGTGGTTCACCAGCTGGCCAAGTCTGGCCTGCTGCGCCGCCGCGAGCGCGGCTGGTTCGCCGTGCCCGTCCCTGCCCATTCGCCGGAAGAGCTTTCCCCAGAGACGGCCCATACCGCGGTGTCGCTGCGCGGCGGGGCGGGCGAGGAAGTCATGATCGTAGATTCCTCCGACGGCCGCCTGCTCGGCACCATCGACGCCGCCCGCGCTACCAGCCAGGTCCACCCCGGCGCGGTGTACCTGCACCAAGGCGAGAGTTTTGTCATCGAGGAGCTCATCCTCAGCGACTACCTGGCGCTGGCCCGGCCCGAGACCCCGGACTATTCCACGACTCCGCGCTCCACCACGGATATCCGCATCCTGCGGGAGGCCGATAACCTGGTCAATTACTCCCCAGGACTGTGGGTGGCGGACGTGGAGTTGGAGGTCACCGACCGTGTCACCGGCTACCAGGTGCGGCTTGCCGATGGCACCATTGGCGATGTCATCCCCCTCGATCTCCCCGAACAGCGCCTGGTCACCCGGGCGGTGGCCTACACCATCGATCCAATGGCGCTTGCCGCGATGGGGGTTACCGCCTCCGATACTCCTGGCACCCTACACGCGGCCGAGCACGCCGCCATTGGCCTATTACCGCTTATCGCCACCTGCGACCGCTGGGACATCGGCGGCGTGTCCACCGCATTGCACCCCGATACGCAGCTACCTACCGTCTTTGTCTACGACGGCCACCCCGGCGGCGCCGGTTTTGCGGAGGAAGGCTTCCGCCGCTTCCCCGAATGGATCGCGGCTACCTTCGAGGCGGTGCGCTCTTGTCCGTGCGAAGCCGGGTGCCCGTCGTGCGTCCAGTCGCCCAAGTGCGGAAACGGAAACAATCCGCTGAGCAAGGACGGCGCCATCAAGCTACTGGGTGCGCTGGTCACCATGACGCAGGGCTAG
- a CDS encoding Rv3654c family TadE-like protein, which yields MSRPRRCGEEGYATIAAAGIIVAIVSLLLIVAAVGSRVAARHEAQVAADLAAVAGAWALATGEDACTAARDTAELNDATLETCTESGRDVIVTAAVRGRSTQAKAGPV from the coding sequence ATGAGTAGGCCGAGGCGCTGCGGCGAGGAAGGCTATGCCACCATTGCCGCGGCCGGTATCATCGTCGCCATAGTGAGCCTGCTGCTTATCGTGGCGGCAGTGGGCTCGCGCGTGGCCGCGCGCCACGAGGCCCAAGTGGCGGCCGACCTCGCGGCGGTTGCCGGTGCCTGGGCCCTCGCTACGGGTGAAGATGCTTGTACCGCCGCGCGCGATACCGCCGAGCTTAACGACGCCACCTTAGAAACCTGCACCGAATCCGGCCGCGACGTCATCGTCACCGCTGCGGTCCGTGGCCGGTCCACTCAAGCGAAGGCGGGGCCGGTATGA
- a CDS encoding DUF4244 domain-containing protein: MHALNKYSQLIRNDEGMSTIEYAMGSLAAAALAGVLYMVINGGGVVDAIEGIITDALSNTPS, from the coding sequence ATGCACGCACTAAATAAGTATTCCCAGCTCATCCGCAATGACGAGGGGATGAGCACCATCGAATATGCCATGGGATCTTTGGCGGCCGCCGCGCTTGCCGGGGTGCTCTACATGGTCATCAACGGCGGCGGGGTGGTCGATGCCATCGAGGGCATCATTACCGACGCCCTCTCGAATACCCCGAGCTAG
- a CDS encoding type II secretion system F family protein yields MTPLIFIALAALIGLPPHTARLAPASATETTAKTPRDGPTARGGLISKLKPAAPLDPLAVAGDVELFAACLAAGLSVHGATTAVARTADAQTKELWETVAALLGVGVPAHSAWGHMKGHAGLEDLAQLVIMSGQSGATIAAGCHRICTSLRAEASAHATAQAERAGVFIALPLAVCFLPAFIVLGLAPVVISLGAQLL; encoded by the coding sequence ATGACCCCGCTCATCTTTATCGCCCTCGCCGCCCTTATTGGCCTGCCGCCGCACACCGCCCGCCTGGCACCTGCCAGCGCAACCGAGACCACCGCCAAGACCCCGCGCGATGGCCCGACCGCACGCGGGGGACTGATAAGCAAGCTCAAGCCCGCCGCACCGCTGGATCCACTGGCAGTAGCTGGCGACGTCGAGCTCTTCGCAGCGTGCCTGGCCGCAGGGCTTTCCGTACATGGCGCCACCACCGCGGTGGCCCGCACCGCGGATGCCCAGACTAAGGAACTGTGGGAGACCGTCGCCGCGCTGCTCGGCGTGGGCGTTCCCGCGCACTCCGCGTGGGGCCACATGAAGGGCCATGCGGGGCTGGAGGACTTAGCGCAGCTTGTCATCATGTCGGGCCAATCCGGCGCCACCATCGCGGCCGGGTGCCATCGAATCTGTACTTCTTTGCGCGCGGAAGCATCCGCTCATGCCACGGCGCAGGCGGAGCGCGCAGGAGTATTTATCGCCCTCCCGCTGGCGGTGTGCTTCCTGCCAGCATTCATCGTTCTAGGACTTGCGCCCGTAGTTATCAGTTTGGGCGCACAACTTCTCTAA
- a CDS encoding type II secretion system F family protein: MLSYLILAAALLIPAPSSAGRLASATRRAQTSSVVILGAVFCGSLVFYSVGRISIAIAAAIIAWCVSWYVKDLVAARAERRGREGLAAYLGVVTADLRAGATLAGALARGVESLPATTPREVSAALESTAALAASGAPPHMALIDPQGGKALPEFHRLGHLLELSTYHGIAVARLLDQAQSRLDASRRHQQSTAASLQGPQATATVLACLPIAGIAMGGAMGANSLGFLLGGGLGGILLVVGVALACGGFAWSRVIIRKAAA, encoded by the coding sequence GTGCTTAGTTACCTCATCCTTGCCGCTGCGCTGCTTATACCCGCGCCCTCGAGTGCCGGCCGCCTGGCCTCGGCCACGCGCCGGGCACAGACCAGCTCCGTGGTGATCCTAGGCGCGGTCTTTTGCGGCAGCCTGGTCTTCTACTCGGTGGGCCGCATCAGTATCGCCATCGCCGCCGCCATTATCGCCTGGTGCGTGTCCTGGTACGTCAAAGACTTAGTGGCCGCGCGGGCGGAGCGGCGCGGCCGCGAGGGGCTGGCCGCTTACCTGGGCGTGGTCACCGCGGACCTGCGTGCGGGGGCGACCTTGGCCGGTGCGCTCGCCCGCGGCGTGGAGTCCCTGCCAGCTACCACCCCGCGCGAGGTATCCGCCGCACTAGAGTCCACGGCCGCCCTTGCCGCGAGCGGTGCGCCGCCGCACATGGCGCTGATAGATCCGCAGGGCGGCAAGGCTCTGCCAGAGTTTCACCGCTTGGGTCACTTATTAGAGCTTTCCACCTACCACGGCATAGCGGTGGCCAGGTTGCTCGACCAAGCCCAAAGCCGCCTCGACGCTTCCCGACGCCACCAGCAATCCACCGCCGCTAGCCTGCAAGGCCCCCAAGCCACCGCCACGGTGCTCGCGTGCCTGCCCATAGCCGGCATCGCCATGGGAGGGGCCATGGGTGCTAACTCGCTCGGATTCCTTTTAGGCGGTGGATTAGGCGGCATTCTCCTCGTGGTGGGCGTGGCGCTGGCCTGCGGCGGATTCGCCTGGTCGCGCGTCATCATCCGGAAGGCGGCCGCATGA